The Francisella hispaniensis FSC454 genome includes the window ATCTTGGTGATAGTATTGAGCTAATGTTACCATCTGGTAGCCGCGATATTATCTTAGATAATATGCAAGATAAAGATGGTAAACATATGGAAGAAGCCAAAGGTAGTGGCTATCAAGCTAAGATAAAGTTTGACAATGTTACAGCTGAAGATATGAAGTTCGCTTTAATGATTAAAAATAAATCACCAAACCTATAGAGTACTTGTTATTTAAAGTCGAAGATTTATTAATATTCTATCTAATGCTTAGCTTTGCCCTTTATCAAAAATAGTAACACAAAGCATAAAATTGACATAATAATCATTGTAATTGCAATTGGCAGAGAACTTGTTGCTGGAAATAGCATTGCTATACTTCCTATAACCCCACTAATAGCAAACTCCATAGTTCCAAATAATGCTGCAGCAACACCTGCTATTTCATAAAAGGGTTCCATACTACCACTTGCTCCAGTACCCGCGGTAAGTGCACAACCAAATGTTGCTAAAAAACATGGAGCAAAAAATCCCCACAAGCTTAATCCCCATATTTCATAAATACTTAAGGATAGAATACCTGCAGCAAAAACACATGCTACTCCTAACAATGCTGTTTTGTAAACACCTAATGCATTAACTATAACACCTGCAAATAAAGAGCCTATCAAAAATGCTAACCCTGCTGAACCAAATACCACATATATTTCAGATATTGGATATCCTAGATAATTGATAATATATGGTGTCATCGAAAATAGTATAAAAAATGAAGCCATTCCAGATACAGCTGCTAATGAGAAAGCCCAAAATTGCAAAGACTTGGCTACATATAAATATCTTGCAAATACGTTCCAAGACATCTTTTTTCGTCTTTCAACAGGTAAACTTTCTTTGACAAATATCACTACTATCAAAAACGCTACAACTGCTAATCCAGTAAGAAATACAAATGCCGATTGCCAATGAAAATGAATAGCTAATTGCACACCTATCAAAGGTCCGATAATAGGAGATACTGATATAATCGCGTTTATAAAACTGTAGATCATTGAGCTTGTTTTACCTGAAAAAGCATCTCGAATAATTGCAAATGCGCAAACAGACAAACCACAACAGCCCAATCCCTGCACCACTCTTGAGATTATCAAAAACTCTATATTAGTTGATAAAGCACAAAGTACAGAACCAATAACAAACAGCACCGCTGATAATAAAATAACTCTAAATCTACCAAGCTGGTCAGATAGAGGTCCCAAGAAAAGCTGACCAACACCTGTCACAACCAAAAATAAAGATAGTGTCACTTGTACCATCTGCTGAGTTGTATGTAGAGCTTCACGCATATCAGGCAGAACTGGCATATAGACATCCATAGCTAATGCAAAGGCAAAAACCATAGGTCCTAAAATAAGAATAGTTTTTAATGGAGAATATTTCCACATAAGAAAACACCCCTATATTTATTATTGAATAGCCGAGAATTATATCATTAATAATAAAAATATGTTACCGATTTAATGTATCAAGACTTATAACATCAGCTTATCTAGTTTATTTTAATTATATGATTGTCAATGTTATAATAGCCCTTATTCAAAGATTTCTATCAAATATAATGTATAAAAAGATTATACTAATTTTATCAATCATACTACTACCAATACTGTCATTTGCAAAAGATGAAAAAACGCTAAGTGCTGTCAGTGTTAATGCGGTTAATCACCCTTTAGCAATAGCTGCAATCATAGTATTTATTTTGGCTTATCTTCTAGTAATGACTGAGGATTTTACCAAACTAAACAAATCAAAGCCTGTAATTGTTGCTGCTGGGGTAATCTGGATTCTAGTCGCTATTGTTGGTGAGTCTCTGGGCGCGGATAATATTGTTCATAGTAATTTCAACCATATTATGACCGAGTATGGTGAGCTTTTATTATTCTTATTGGTTGCTATGGCATATATTAACCTGATGGAAGATCGTAATGTTTTTGCCAAACTAAAGAGCTCTCTTCTACGCGCAGGTTTTGGTTATCTAGCAACTTTCTGGCTTACTGGTATAATTGCATTTTTTTTATCAGCCGTTGCTGATAACTTAACTACGGCTTTAGTTATGAGTACTGTTGTAATATCTATTGGTAAAGATAATAAAAAGTTTATAACGATGGCTTGTGTAAATGTAGTAGTTGCTGCAAACGCTGGTGGAGCATTTTCACCATTTGGTGATATTACCACGCTTATGGTTTGGCAAACAGGGGTTATTAAATTTACCGAATTCTTCGCAATATTTTTACCTTCACTTGTCAACTTCTTAGTTCCCGCGATTATTATGAGCTTTTTTATACCAAAAATGGAAACTCAATCAATAATTGAGGAAAAAGTCGAACTTAAACGTGGTGCTATACCAGTAATAATACTATTTATCCTGACAATAGCTACCGCAGTATCATTTGAGCATATGCTTCACCTACCCCCATCTTTAGGAATGATGACTGGCTTTGGCTACGTAATGATTTATAATTATTTCTACGGGCTAAAAATAGCTCATGAAAATAAAAATCCAAAAAAGCATAAGATGCCTCCACATGCTTTTGATATTTTCGATAAAGTTAAAGAAGCCGAATGGGATACATTACTTTTCTTCTATGGAATACTAGTTTCTGTACAAGGTCTTGCTGCTCTTGGCTATTTAGGTATAGCTTCTCAATATATCTACTCGGATATGCAATCTATTGCTCCAAGTCTATTTTCTGCACATACTCAAGCAAACACTATAATTGGTATACTTTCAGCTATAATTGATAACATTCCTGTTATGTTTGCTGTATTAAGCATGAATCCTACTATGGAGCATGCTCAATGGCTACTAATAACTCTAACAGCCGGGGTTGGTGGTAGCTTACTAGCTATAGGCTCAGCTGCAGGTGTTGCTGTTATGGGTAAATCCAAAGGCAAATATACATTTATGGGTCACCTAAAGTGGACTTGGGCTATTGCTCTAGGGTATTTTGCAAGTATTATCGTTCATCTTTTGATTAATCATTAGAAAAATCTAAAAAGCTATTATGATATTCTCTAACTCTCTCACTATGACTTGTTGAGATGTATGTAAACCCTTTTTCTTGTAGAATTTCATATATTTTTCTTTCTGAGTTTATATCAATATTTGAGGTTGCCTCATCAAGTAATAATAAATCATATTCTTTAACAAAAATCCTACAAAAATTAAGCTTTTGCTGCTCACCAGACGATAGGAAATTTCGCCAATCATTTATTGTATTTATGTATTTGGCTAAGTAGCCAACATTTAATAACTCGAGAATCTCAATAAATCTGTCATCTGATGGTATACCAGACTGTATTGGATAAAAAACAGCTCTCTTAAAATCATCTTCAGGATAATAAGGTTTTTGAGGCAATAAGCAAATCTTGAGACACTTCTTAGCAAAGATAATATCACCCTCGTGACTACCACACCCGACTCCTGCAATAGCTCTTAACAAAGTACTTTTACCAACTCCAGAATGACCACTTATAAGCAATCTTTCTTGGTTTTTTAGCCTAAAACATATGTTATCCAACAAGAATGGCGAGTTTTGTGATTTTTGTAATGAAAAACTATTTACCTCTAAAATACTTTCTTCACAGTTAAGCAAATCTATCTCATCAGCATTTGTTTTTTCTGAGGATATTTCATGCTTTAGCTCCGTAAGTCGTGACATACTAGCTCTTAGGCTAGCTAGCGTCTCATATACATAGGTCAGATAAACCATAGGAAATATAACTTGCATTACTGCTGAGTTTACCTGCATCATCTGACCAAAACTTATCTGTTTTGCAAAATATCTAGGTAATGATAATATTGTACCAATAATTGCATAGACTTGACTAAATAGCGTATTTACAACATCTATTTTTGCATTACGAAACATTAAACTATAGAAGTTAGTTACAATTGCTCTAAAATTTCTTCTAGAGCGTGCATATTCATACCTTTCAGAATTATAGTCTCTAACTGAGAGTCTATTGTTTCTAATCGTAGATAAGTGGTATCTAAAGTTAGCTTGCAACTTTTGTTTTTGATACACCAGCTTTTTCAATGGTCTACCAATCCAAAATACTACAACGATATTTAAAAGACCTAATAAAAAAGCTACCCAAAAAAGATAGCCATAGATGGTAATATCTACACCTAGAATATTGAAAGTATAGTCTCCTGATAGTCCCCACAAAACTACAGCAAAAGAGAGAAAACTAAAAATACTTCTTGTGATTCCTAAAAATAATGATTGTGAATCAGTAATAAATCTTGTGACATCTTCATCAATTCTTTCTTCTGGATTATCAACCTGTTTACTTCTATAGTATGATCGTGAGTACAGCCAATTTTTAGTATAAAAATCAGTCATTGGTTTACGGATAAAAATAACAAAAAATTGCTTAACTAAATATGATAAAAAGAAATTAAACATCATAAATGATATCAAGACAATAAAGATGATTAATTGATGTATCAATAATGCCTTATTATATTCTTGAATCGAGTTGTAGAACCCAACATTCCACGAGTTTAGATAAACACTCAGAGTAACACTTGTACCCTCAAGGGCTAGCAACAAAGTCAATATTAGTAAAGCTATTTTACCGTGCTTACTCTTCCAGAAAAAATCAGATATATGCCAGAAATTTCTAAAAAATCCTAACATTCGTTATTCTGCCTTATATGGTACAGAGATAACTACTCTAGTGGCAGTTTTATCATCTTTTTTATCCATTGCTGCTATAGCTAATTTAACCATACGTGAATTTTGATTATGTAACAAAAAGTGCCACCATTTCGTATTTACAACCTCTGGGATTATTACAACAGAATAGCCTCGTTCTGGATCTCTTAGGTCATTTTTATGCAGAATTTGTAATACCGGAGTTATAAATGAGTTATATACAGGTCGCATTATCAAGAGTTTTTCTTTAAAAGCTAAATTTTTCCATTCAGTCTTAATTTTTTCGATTTTCTTTTGGTTTGCTGAAACAAAAACTGGGGTAATATCATCAGATAAATTTCTTGCTAATCTTAGCGCCTCTATTGTACCACGGTGAATACGTGAAACTAAAACAATTATTTTTGGCTTAAGGTTTTCATGTATACAAGCATTTACAACAGCTTCATCAACACTCAATGCTAAATTATGCTCTCTTCTTATGTAATGTGTTTTTATTGCATATAAACCATACATGATAATTGCTATCGCAATTATCACAATCCAAACGCCTTCGAAAAATTTACTCTCAACGATTGTAATTAATACTACAAATGTAGCAACACAACCAAAAGCATTTATAAATGCTCTAATTCCCCAACTTCTATACTTGCGTTTATTTCTATACCAGTATTTAACTAGTCCTGCTTGACAAAGTGTAAATGCAATAAAGACACCAAAAGCATATAACGGTATTAGACGACTAACTTTAGCATCAAATATTATGACCAAGATTGCCGATAAAACAGTTAACATTATAATACCATTTCTAAATGCAAATCTATCACCGACGCGCTGAAGTTGTTCAGGAAGATAGTTATCCTTACTCATAATCGAAGCCAAAATAGGGAAACCAGTAAAACAAGTATTTGCTGCCATAAGTAGAATCAAACAAGTAGATGCTTGCAAAAAATAATATAAAAAGCCATTACCTAAAATTTGATGAGCAACTTGTGATAGCACACTTTCAGAGAAATCTGGCAATATTTTTGTTTTTGCAGCAATAAAAGTAACTCCTGCAAACATCACTATTGATAGAAAGGTCATCATTAACAAACCAACTATTGATTTTGCTACGTTTGGAGTCTTATAAGCTGAAACTCCATTTGCATATGATTCAATACCTGTTAACGCAGCACTACCTGATGAAAAAGCACGCAGCAAAAGAGTTATAGTTAAGACACCCATCGAAGCTTGCATGTGATCAAGTTGATTTTGCGTATATGTAAATGTCTGCAAAGAGTTATGATTATACTGATATATCCCTACAATTATCATGATAATAATAGAAACAATAAACATATAGGTTGGCCAGATAAAAATTTTTGCAGTAGATTTAACACCGCGAAGATTTATAATCATCAAAAGTGCCAAAAGACCTAAAGCAAGCTTGACACTATAATGATCTAAAACAGGCAAAGCAGAACTAATTGCTACAGCTGCTGTAGAAACAGAAACTGCTACTGTAAGGATATAATCGATTATAAGAGATGCTGAAGTTAACAACAAAAGCTTTTCGTTAAAGTGAGTTTTAACTATTGAGTAAGAGCCACCACCTTCTGGGTGCGCACGTATAACTTGTGCATATGAAAAACCCATTAATAATATCAGTAATATCACCATTATTGATACTTCAATTGAGTACTGCATAACAGCTGCTGCTCCAGCTGTTGCTAAAACTATAAACACTTCTCCAGTAGCATACGATACTGAAGATAGTGCATTTGAAGAAAGTATTGCAAAACCAGCGAACAAGCCTATCTTCTGTTCTTGTTGCTTCGCATTAGGAATTGGTGAACCAAATATAAGATTTTTTATTTTCATCTATATTTACTCTTGCTTTTGTAAAAACTCATTGAGTTTTTTAGCCAACTCATCTGTTCCTTTTTTCATAGCTGCTGAAATTGTGTAGTAATTGCCCTGATAACCTATTTGCTCAACGAACTCTTGACATTTTTGTTCAACTTTATCAGCTAATAAATCAATTTTGTTAATAACTAAAAATCTTGGTTTCTCATATAGTTCTTTACTATACTTTTTAAGCTCTTTTTCAACTGCAAAATAGTTCTCAACAGGGTCTGACTCATTAAACGGACAAATATCAACAACATGCAATACGCATCTTGCTCTAGTTAAATGCTTTAAGAATCTAAGTCCAAGCCCAGCACCTTCAGCAGCACCCTCAATTACACCTGGTATATCCGCCATTACAAAACTATCCACACCGACTTTAACCACTCCTAGATGAGGATACATAGTTGTAAATGGATAATCAGCTACTTTTGGTGTAGCTTCAGACACTGAACGAATTAGAGTTGACTTACCAGCATTTGGCAAGCCTAACAATGCAATATCTGCTAACAAATTTAGTTCTAGACGAACCTCTTTATACTCGCCTTCTTCACCTAGAGTGAACTTTCTTGGAGCTTGATTTGTACTACTCTTGAAGTGGGTATTGCCTATTCCTCTCTTACCGCCTGAAACTAGTTTAAGAGTTTCTCCACTAGTTAGAACTTCACCAATTTTCTTGTTCGTTTCAATATCAAATACACTAGTACCAACTGGTACTATTAGATACATATCCTCACCAGCCTTACCATAGCAATTACGACCCTCACCAGGTCGACCATTCTCAGCATAATATTCTCTTTTATAACGGTAATCAATCAAGGTGTTTACATTTTCATCAGCTTTTAAATAAATACTGCCTCCGTTACCACCATCGCCACCATCAGGACCTCCACGAGGAACATATTTCTCACGACGGAAGCTTACACAGCCATTACCGCCTTTCCCTGCTTGAAGCTTAATTACTACTTCATCTACAAATCTCATAACACTAAAATCTTATACTTGTAAAAACCCTAATCATACATTATATATGTTCTAACTAAAATTATCATCGACTATTTAAAAGCCGCTAAAAGGATTAATATTAAAACACAAGTTAAAAATTTGGAAAAATATCACAACACTACCCATAGATATCACATAAAGATTTGAATAGTGGACTTTAAGGTCAGCTTCCCTACTTAGGAATGATGGCGTGTAAACGAATATTATCACCGCAAATATTGCTGCATATTGTAAAGCTAAAATAAAACCTCGCGGATAAAAAACAGTGAAAATCAATGGAGGGATAAAACATATCAAACCTAGAGCCAGATTACCTATTTGTCTATGATAACGCGTAAACAAATCGCGAATATAATGCATCAATGAAATACCAACACCAATAAAAGATGTAATAATTGCAATATGAATAAATGTATTTAACCCTACCTCTAGAAGCCCAGAACCAGATACTTCTCTAATCTCCGCTGCCATCCCTGCTGGAGTATTATTACCAGAACTAAATAGTGTTTGATAGCTATGTAAGCCTTGTTGTGGAATAAGTGCTAAAGCTAGAAGTATCCAGATAATATAAATTATTAGAACACTTAGACTGCCAATAAGAATGCTTTTTTTAATTTTACTAATATCTCCTTTTTGATATTCATAAATAACCGGAATTATATTATGAAAACCAAATGATGGTAATAAAGTCGGCCAAGCAAAGATAAATGCTGATAAACTAAGAGGAGACCGGCTTAAATAACTTGGATTTATATAAAACAGCATGATAACTACAGCAATTGCAAAAAATAAAAATTTAACTATCACAAAAAATCTATTTGCATAGTCACTGACTTTATAGCTAAACATTAGTGCGCCAAAAATTACTGTAAAGATAACAGCAGCTATCCCCACTTGAGTTTTATTAGAAATATCTAGGCTAGTTATAGTACTTACAAGAGATGAACCTTGGGTGGTATATGCAGACATTAAGGAATACAATAGTAATAGATAAATAATACTGAAAAATATTAAATACCCTTTTGATACTTGTGATTGCATCATAGATGTGAAATTGACACCTAAAGGGTACTTAGCACAAACTCTTAGTAGTTTAAGTGCTGTTATATACATTACACTCCAAGATAAAATCAAAAGGATTATTGCCATACTAAAACCACACGATGCAACTATCAAAGGTAGTGATAGCATCCCTGCACCAATTGTCGTACCTATTATCAAAAAAACTGAACCAATAGATCTAGAATTCATATATCAACTATATTTTTTTGTTAAACGCTATGAATAATAACGCTATTTTAATAACTAAGCAAATAATGCTGACTCCCTTGACAAAATTTTCTTATAATAAACTTAATTCGAATTACTATTAATTTCTATGGATTTATTTTCCAAATTACTACAAACAAAACACTTTGAATTTAGTGCTAAATGTGGCAAAAAATCATTAACCGGATGGAATGGTCATGGTCATGGAACTGTTATAGTACAACAAAATAACAATAGTATAACTTTCAAAGAAGATGGCTCTTTAAAACTTGACAATTCCACTAAGGTTTTAAGTATTTCCAATGAATATATCTGGCAAAAAATCAATACTAATCGCGTAAGCCTATCTCATGCACGCTTCGGATATAATAATCTCGTCAAACTTTTCGATTTAATACGTATAGATGATAATTTATGGCAAAGTGAGCAGGCTCATGTTTGTGTTGATGATCTGTATTCTGCTGTTATTGAAATTTTTACAGATCAAATTAAACTGGATTGGCGAATATTAGGACCTAAAAAGGATGAAAGAATAATTTATAAGTATAGGTGAGAATATTTAGAATATAAGCTTATTAAAAATACCAAACCAAACCTCCTGATACCATACTCATAGCAGCTCTAGCGTTAGGCTGATTCATTCCTGCGCCAGGAATAGGACTAGCAGCCATAGTCTGTATATATCTATAACTAGCAATAGCACTAAGTGTCTTTGATAGTGCAATATTAATACCACCTCCAACATCCCAAGCACCTTGTACAGAACCTGACATATTTGACCAACCAGCCCCAGCTGCAGCATATGGCATAATCATTGAACCAGTGGGAATCATAATCGTTGCCTCGCCTATACCTGTAAAGGTTCCGCCATATGAAATCATTTGATTATACTGAATACCTAGATATTTGTTAAAGTTATATCCAGGCATAATCATCACATTACCTGTAGCTCCACGCATTTTCATATTAGAGCCTCCCATAGTTCCACCGAACATCAAGCCCAAGTGCCAGTGCCCAGCTCTATTTTGCATACCCCAACTATCTTCAGCATTTGTTAAAGAATCAAAAGTATCTAAAAACGGATCTGTAAAATATTTTAAGGTGCTATTTATAGAGGTCTCACTCGCTGTATTAATATTTGTGGAATATCCCTCTTGTGACTCAGCAATCGCTGAATTAATAATTAAAAATAAAAAAATCACTTTAATAATTTTTCTAAACATTTTGTTACCAAATTACTCTTTTATAATTGAGCAGATAATATACTAATTAGTGATTATTTGCATTAATCAACATCAGCAAAGCGATAACCTATAGCATTTTCTGTGGTTATTAAAGGTTGTTTTTCACAAGCAGATAATTTTTTTCTTAATTGACCAATATATACTCTCAAATACTGTGCGCCATCACCATAACACTCGCCCCAAACTTCTTTTAAAAGAGTATTTTGCATCACTAATTTACCAGCATTATTTACTAAACAAGCCAATATTAGAAACTCTTTTTTCGATAAATGAATATCTTGATTATCTAAACTAACCTTATGATCATTAAGATCTATTTTTAGATTTGCAAAAGTATAAATATTATCAGCTTCAGTTTGTTTTTTTAGCAAAGGATTTAACTGCCTTTTAACTCTAGCAATAAGCTCAGGCATATCAAAAGGTTTTTTGACATAGTCATTAGCGCCATTATCAAGAGC containing:
- a CDS encoding DUF6314 family protein, which produces MDLFSKLLQTKHFEFSAKCGKKSLTGWNGHGHGTVIVQQNNNSITFKEDGSLKLDNSTKVLSISNEYIWQKINTNRVSLSHARFGYNNLVKLFDLIRIDDNLWQSEQAHVCVDDLYSAVIEIFTDQIKLDWRILGPKKDERIIYKYR
- a CDS encoding APC family permease, with amino-acid sequence MKIKNLIFGSPIPNAKQQEQKIGLFAGFAILSSNALSSVSYATGEVFIVLATAGAAAVMQYSIEVSIMVILLILLMGFSYAQVIRAHPEGGGSYSIVKTHFNEKLLLLTSASLIIDYILTVAVSVSTAAVAISSALPVLDHYSVKLALGLLALLMIINLRGVKSTAKIFIWPTYMFIVSIIIMIIVGIYQYNHNSLQTFTYTQNQLDHMQASMGVLTITLLLRAFSSGSAALTGIESYANGVSAYKTPNVAKSIVGLLMMTFLSIVMFAGVTFIAAKTKILPDFSESVLSQVAHQILGNGFLYYFLQASTCLILLMAANTCFTGFPILASIMSKDNYLPEQLQRVGDRFAFRNGIIMLTVLSAILVIIFDAKVSRLIPLYAFGVFIAFTLCQAGLVKYWYRNKRKYRSWGIRAFINAFGCVATFVVLITIVESKFFEGVWIVIIAIAIIMYGLYAIKTHYIRREHNLALSVDEAVVNACIHENLKPKIIVLVSRIHRGTIEALRLARNLSDDITPVFVSANQKKIEKIKTEWKNLAFKEKLLIMRPVYNSFITPVLQILHKNDLRDPERGYSVVIIPEVVNTKWWHFLLHNQNSRMVKLAIAAMDKKDDKTATRVVISVPYKAE
- a CDS encoding ABC transporter ATP-binding protein/permease, with protein sequence MLGFFRNFWHISDFFWKSKHGKIALLILTLLLALEGTSVTLSVYLNSWNVGFYNSIQEYNKALLIHQLIIFIVLISFMMFNFFLSYLVKQFFVIFIRKPMTDFYTKNWLYSRSYYRSKQVDNPEERIDEDVTRFITDSQSLFLGITRSIFSFLSFAVVLWGLSGDYTFNILGVDITIYGYLFWVAFLLGLLNIVVVFWIGRPLKKLVYQKQKLQANFRYHLSTIRNNRLSVRDYNSERYEYARSRRNFRAIVTNFYSLMFRNAKIDVVNTLFSQVYAIIGTILSLPRYFAKQISFGQMMQVNSAVMQVIFPMVYLTYVYETLASLRASMSRLTELKHEISSEKTNADEIDLLNCEESILEVNSFSLQKSQNSPFLLDNICFRLKNQERLLISGHSGVGKSTLLRAIAGVGCGSHEGDIIFAKKCLKICLLPQKPYYPEDDFKRAVFYPIQSGIPSDDRFIEILELLNVGYLAKYINTINDWRNFLSSGEQQKLNFCRIFVKEYDLLLLDEATSNIDINSERKIYEILQEKGFTYISTSHSERVREYHNSFLDFSND
- a CDS encoding response regulator transcription factor, which encodes MIKKILIVEDEPQIKKLLEKTFLVLGYDVEIVATAGNATRFLREYNPDVIILDLGLPDQDGQEWLKSARSYSEIPIIVVSARNDTEEVVKALDNGANDYVKKPFDMPELIARVKRQLNPLLKKQTEADNIYTFANLKIDLNDHKVSLDNQDIHLSKKEFLILACLVNNAGKLVMQNTLLKEVWGECYGDGAQYLRVYIGQLRKKLSACEKQPLITTENAIGYRFADVD
- a CDS encoding multidrug effflux MFS transporter, with the translated sequence MWKYSPLKTILILGPMVFAFALAMDVYMPVLPDMREALHTTQQMVQVTLSLFLVVTGVGQLFLGPLSDQLGRFRVILLSAVLFVIGSVLCALSTNIEFLIISRVVQGLGCCGLSVCAFAIIRDAFSGKTSSMIYSFINAIISVSPIIGPLIGVQLAIHFHWQSAFVFLTGLAVVAFLIVVIFVKESLPVERRKKMSWNVFARYLYVAKSLQFWAFSLAAVSGMASFFILFSMTPYIINYLGYPISEIYVVFGSAGLAFLIGSLFAGVIVNALGVYKTALLGVACVFAAGILSLSIYEIWGLSLWGFFAPCFLATFGCALTAGTGASGSMEPFYEIAGVAAALFGTMEFAISGVIGSIAMLFPATSSLPIAITMIIMSILCFVLLFLIKGKAKH
- a CDS encoding amino acid permease, with protein sequence MNSRSIGSVFLIIGTTIGAGMLSLPLIVASCGFSMAIILLILSWSVMYITALKLLRVCAKYPLGVNFTSMMQSQVSKGYLIFFSIIYLLLLYSLMSAYTTQGSSLVSTITSLDISNKTQVGIAAVIFTVIFGALMFSYKVSDYANRFFVIVKFLFFAIAVVIMLFYINPSYLSRSPLSLSAFIFAWPTLLPSFGFHNIIPVIYEYQKGDISKIKKSILIGSLSVLIIYIIWILLALALIPQQGLHSYQTLFSSGNNTPAGMAAEIREVSGSGLLEVGLNTFIHIAIITSFIGVGISLMHYIRDLFTRYHRQIGNLALGLICFIPPLIFTVFYPRGFILALQYAAIFAVIIFVYTPSFLSREADLKVHYSNLYVISMGSVVIFFQIFNLCFNINPFSGF
- a CDS encoding outer membrane protein, translated to MFGGTMGGSNMKMRGATGNVMIMPGYNFNKYLGIQYNQMISYGGTFTGIGEATIMIPTGSMIMPYAAAGAGWSNMSGSVQGAWDVGGGINIALSKTLSAIASYRYIQTMAASPIPGAGMNQPNARAAMSMVSGGLVWYF
- the cgtA gene encoding Obg family GTPase CgtA is translated as MRFVDEVVIKLQAGKGGNGCVSFRREKYVPRGGPDGGDGGNGGSIYLKADENVNTLIDYRYKREYYAENGRPGEGRNCYGKAGEDMYLIVPVGTSVFDIETNKKIGEVLTSGETLKLVSGGKRGIGNTHFKSSTNQAPRKFTLGEEGEYKEVRLELNLLADIALLGLPNAGKSTLIRSVSEATPKVADYPFTTMYPHLGVVKVGVDSFVMADIPGVIEGAAEGAGLGLRFLKHLTRARCVLHVVDICPFNESDPVENYFAVEKELKKYSKELYEKPRFLVINKIDLLADKVEQKCQEFVEQIGYQGNYYTISAAMKKGTDELAKKLNEFLQKQE
- the nhaD gene encoding sodium:proton antiporter NhaD; protein product: MYKKIILILSIILLPILSFAKDEKTLSAVSVNAVNHPLAIAAIIVFILAYLLVMTEDFTKLNKSKPVIVAAGVIWILVAIVGESLGADNIVHSNFNHIMTEYGELLLFLLVAMAYINLMEDRNVFAKLKSSLLRAGFGYLATFWLTGIIAFFLSAVADNLTTALVMSTVVISIGKDNKKFITMACVNVVVAANAGGAFSPFGDITTLMVWQTGVIKFTEFFAIFLPSLVNFLVPAIIMSFFIPKMETQSIIEEKVELKRGAIPVIILFILTIATAVSFEHMLHLPPSLGMMTGFGYVMIYNYFYGLKIAHENKNPKKHKMPPHAFDIFDKVKEAEWDTLLFFYGILVSVQGLAALGYLGIASQYIYSDMQSIAPSLFSAHTQANTIIGILSAIIDNIPVMFAVLSMNPTMEHAQWLLITLTAGVGGSLLAIGSAAGVAVMGKSKGKYTFMGHLKWTWAIALGYFASIIVHLLINH